The following are from one region of the Gloeomargarita lithophora Alchichica-D10 genome:
- a CDS encoding alpha-1,2-fucosyltransferase: protein MLISTSRFGQLCNRLALLSHLVAYGQETGRPVVDLAFGQYAQHFTGTMINPYLVRFPAKKDLLSYLPLPWKYGRKWLNRWQAPPPGWQIIAGHEPIDNACVMLEDTVFPETKVILIQGWYVRASQSMKKHEPIVREYFTPLPTYQANIDNLMQPLREKYDILVGLHIRAGDYRLLLNGVYIYSLENWRLLMAKMVNLLPDQNVAFLICSDENYRSQTDFFAGFSVYFGTGHLIEDLYSLAQCDYLLGAPSTYSLWASFYGRVPLYELPKNQEMPDRTAQLTLDQFRAFTNT, encoded by the coding sequence ATGCTGATTTCCACCAGTCGTTTTGGTCAACTGTGCAACCGCCTAGCCCTACTCAGTCACCTGGTTGCCTACGGGCAGGAAACCGGACGACCGGTGGTGGATTTAGCGTTTGGGCAATATGCCCAACATTTTACTGGCACGATGATTAACCCTTATCTGGTGCGGTTTCCGGCCAAAAAAGACCTGTTGAGTTACCTGCCCCTCCCCTGGAAATACGGGCGCAAATGGTTAAATCGCTGGCAGGCTCCCCCCCCCGGATGGCAGATTATTGCGGGGCATGAACCCATTGATAATGCCTGTGTAATGTTAGAAGATACGGTATTTCCTGAAACCAAGGTTATTTTAATTCAAGGCTGGTATGTGCGGGCCAGCCAAAGCATGAAAAAGCATGAACCTATCGTGCGGGAATACTTTACACCTTTGCCCACATATCAAGCGAATATAGACAATTTAATGCAACCCTTGCGAGAAAAATATGATATTTTGGTGGGTCTGCATATCCGGGCGGGCGATTACCGTTTATTGCTCAATGGGGTTTATATTTATTCTTTGGAAAATTGGCGTTTACTCATGGCAAAAATGGTGAATTTACTCCCTGACCAAAACGTGGCATTTTTGATTTGTTCTGATGAAAATTATCGTTCTCAAACGGATTTTTTTGCCGGTTTTTCCGTATATTTTGGCACCGGCCACCTGATTGAAGATTTATACAGTTTGGCGCAATGTGATTATCTACTGGGGGCACCCAGTACCTACAGTTTATGGGCATCTTTTTACGGGCGAGTCCCGCTTTATGAACTCCCCAAAAATCAGGAAATGCCAGATCGGACAGCGCAGTTGACCCTTGACCAATTTCGGGCTTTTACCAATACCTAG
- a CDS encoding glucose-6-phosphate isomerase, with protein MTQTLWQRYQDWLYYHNGLELYLDLSRVSGLTQELLQELQPRFIRAFQDMAALESGSIANPDEQRMVGHYWLRDADLAPTPDIQRDIRESIDRVEQFAQQVHRGEIKTSHGEKFTDIVAIGIGGSALGPQFVNQAVAPAQPPLAIHFIDNTDPAGIDRLVGDLGDRLHTSLIVVTSKSGGTPEPRNGMWELQRVFRQREWLFAPQAVAVTMAGSHLDQTAQAERWLARFPMFDWVGGRTSELATVGLVPAALQGIPIRELLRGAREMDQVTRIADVKQNPAALLALAWYATGQGQGRKDMVILPYKDSLSLLSRYLQQLVMESLGKEKDLDGHVVNQGIAVYGNKGSTDQHAYVQQLREGLNNFFATFIEVLKDRKSGDWEIEPGITTGDYLSVFLQGTRQALYENGRESITITIREVTPKTVAALIALYERAVGFYASLIHINAYHQPGVEAGKKVAGEILQLQRKLLNTLREHPHGLTLDELAQKVQAPAEIETIYKILRHLEANQRGVEFIGEKHKLAGLMVRPQN; from the coding sequence ATGACACAAACGCTCTGGCAGCGGTATCAGGATTGGTTGTACTACCACAATGGCCTGGAACTATACCTGGATTTGAGCCGGGTGTCGGGTCTGACCCAGGAATTGCTCCAAGAACTCCAACCCCGCTTTATCCGAGCGTTTCAAGATATGGCCGCCCTAGAAAGTGGCAGTATTGCCAACCCGGACGAACAGCGGATGGTGGGGCATTATTGGTTGCGGGATGCGGATTTGGCACCCACCCCGGACATCCAGCGGGACATTCGCGAATCCATTGACCGGGTGGAGCAGTTTGCCCAGCAGGTTCACCGGGGGGAAATTAAAACCAGTCATGGGGAAAAATTCACCGATATTGTTGCCATTGGCATTGGCGGTTCGGCCCTCGGCCCCCAGTTTGTCAATCAGGCGGTGGCACCGGCACAGCCGCCCTTGGCGATTCATTTCATTGACAATACCGACCCGGCGGGCATTGACCGGCTGGTGGGGGATTTGGGCGACCGGTTGCACACCAGTTTGATTGTAGTCACCTCCAAATCCGGTGGTACCCCCGAACCCCGCAACGGGATGTGGGAACTGCAACGGGTATTTCGCCAACGGGAGTGGCTATTTGCCCCCCAGGCGGTGGCCGTGACCATGGCGGGCAGTCATCTGGATCAAACCGCCCAGGCGGAACGCTGGCTGGCGCGCTTTCCCATGTTTGACTGGGTGGGGGGGCGCACGTCTGAACTGGCAACCGTGGGCTTGGTTCCGGCGGCCTTGCAGGGGATTCCCATCCGGGAACTTTTGCGGGGGGCACGGGAAATGGATCAGGTGACCCGCATTGCCGATGTGAAGCAAAATCCGGCGGCACTTTTAGCCCTCGCCTGGTATGCCACGGGGCAGGGGCAGGGGCGCAAAGACATGGTAATTTTGCCCTACAAAGATAGCCTCAGTTTGCTCAGTCGTTATTTGCAACAATTGGTGATGGAATCCTTGGGGAAAGAAAAGGATTTAGACGGTCATGTGGTCAACCAAGGCATTGCGGTTTATGGCAATAAAGGTTCCACGGATCAGCACGCCTATGTGCAACAACTGCGGGAAGGATTGAATAACTTTTTTGCCACCTTTATCGAAGTGCTGAAAGACCGCAAAAGCGGGGATTGGGAAATCGAACCAGGGATCACCACCGGGGATTATCTATCGGTTTTTTTGCAGGGAACCCGGCAGGCTTTGTACGAAAATGGGCGGGAATCCATTACCATCACCATCCGGGAAGTCACCCCCAAAACCGTAGCCGCTTTGATTGCTTTGTATGAACGGGCGGTGGGATTTTATGCCTCTTTGATTCATATCAATGCCTACCATCAACCGGGGGTAGAAGCGGGCAAAAAAGTCGCCGGTGAAATACTGCAACTGCAACGCAAACTACTCAACACATTACGGGAGCATCCCCACGGATTGACCCTAGATGAACTCGCACAAAAAGTGCAAGCACCGGCGGAAATTGAAACCATTTACAAAATTTTGCGCCACTTGGAAGCCAACCAGCGGGGCGTGGAATTTATCGGCGAAAAACATAAACTGGCCGGGTTAATGGTGCGGCCTCAAAATTAA
- the larB gene encoding nickel pincer cofactor biosynthesis protein LarB yields MRSGNTLAGQFLAVMFPNNPTNFAHLDFDRPGRTGVPEVVWGLGKTPAQIASILQQIYDQSGLAMATRIAPDIAQEIQSKLAHCTYDALAEILLVGTPQVNHPGVVGVITAGTADQKVAQEVLVTLQYLGWRGQAFTDVGVAGIHRLLARWPEIQPCDVLIVVAGMEGALPSVVAGLSQVPVIGVPTSVGYGAQWQGLAPLLTMLNSCAPGVAVVNIDNGFGAAVLAGQILRVAARFAGGC; encoded by the coding sequence ATGCGGTCTGGCAATACTTTGGCTGGGCAATTTTTGGCGGTTATGTTCCCGAATAATCCCACCAATTTCGCCCATTTAGACTTCGACCGACCGGGGCGCACCGGTGTCCCGGAGGTGGTGTGGGGGTTGGGCAAAACCCCGGCACAAATTGCAAGTATATTACAACAAATATATGATCAATCTGGCTTGGCAATGGCGACCCGGATTGCTCCCGATATAGCCCAGGAAATTCAAAGTAAATTAGCCCATTGTACCTACGATGCCCTGGCGGAGATTCTGCTGGTGGGCACGCCCCAGGTGAACCATCCGGGGGTGGTGGGGGTGATTACGGCGGGGACGGCGGATCAAAAAGTCGCCCAGGAAGTTCTGGTTACCCTGCAATATTTGGGATGGCGGGGGCAGGCATTTACCGACGTGGGGGTGGCGGGGATTCATCGGTTGTTGGCGCGGTGGCCGGAAATTCAGCCCTGTGATGTGCTGATCGTGGTGGCGGGGATGGAGGGGGCACTGCCCTCGGTGGTGGCCGGGTTGAGCCAGGTGCCGGTGATTGGTGTGCCCACCAGTGTTGGCTATGGGGCGCAGTGGCAGGGGTTGGCACCGCTGTTAACCATGCTCAATAGCTGTGCGCCGGGGGTGGCGGTGGTGAACATTGACAATGGCTTTGGGGCGGCGGTGCTGGCGGGGCAAATCCTGCGGGTGGCGGCTCGGTTTGCCGGGGGGTGTTAG